Proteins co-encoded in one Deinococcus detaillensis genomic window:
- the hisB gene encoding imidazoleglycerol-phosphate dehydratase HisB — MSASRPTSRHATVERRTLETAITVRLDLDTPGAELSSGHGFFDHMLEQLSRHGRLGLSVQATGDLHIEPHHLVEDTGITLGQALSQALGDRKGIERYGSAFVPMDETLVHVVVDLSGRAHLAFEPEKLEVWGTAGDFTHYHLREFLRGFCNHGGVTLHVRLLAGREAHHVIEAIMKAFARALRDAVQVTSGELPSTKGAL, encoded by the coding sequence ATGTCAGCTTCCCGCCCCACCTCCCGCCACGCCACCGTAGAGCGCCGCACTTTAGAAACCGCTATCACTGTCAGGCTCGATCTCGACACGCCCGGCGCGGAGCTGAGCAGCGGACACGGCTTTTTCGATCACATGCTCGAGCAGCTTTCGCGCCACGGACGGCTGGGCCTCAGCGTTCAGGCGACGGGCGACCTTCACATCGAGCCGCACCACCTCGTCGAAGACACCGGCATCACGCTGGGGCAAGCGCTCAGTCAAGCGCTGGGCGACCGCAAAGGCATTGAGCGCTACGGCAGCGCTTTCGTGCCGATGGACGAAACGCTGGTTCACGTGGTCGTGGATTTGTCGGGCCGCGCCCACCTCGCCTTCGAGCCGGAAAAGCTGGAGGTGTGGGGAACGGCGGGCGACTTTACCCACTATCATCTGCGAGAATTTCTGCGCGGTTTTTGCAATCACGGCGGCGTGACTTTGCATGTGCGCCTGCTGGCCGGAAGAGAAGCCCACCACGTCATCGAGGCCATTATGAAAGCCTTTGCGCGGGCGCTCAGAGACGCGGTGCAAGTCACCAGCGGCGAGTTGCCGAGTACCAAGGGGGCTTTGTGA